The proteins below come from a single Elgaria multicarinata webbii isolate HBS135686 ecotype San Diego chromosome 11, rElgMul1.1.pri, whole genome shotgun sequence genomic window:
- the SLC7A8 gene encoding large neutral amino acids transporter small subunit 2: MEDGARRRGGPEKGSASPDKSEGGGVALKKEIGLMSACGIIVGNIIGSGIFVSPKGVLENAGSVGLALIVWIVTGLITAVGALCYAELGVTIPKSGGDYSYVKDIFGGLAGFLRLWIAVLVIYPTNQAVIALTFSNYILQPIFPTCLPPETGLRLMAGVCLLLLTWVNCASVRWATRVQDIFTAGKLLALGLIIIMGIVQICKGEYFWLEPKHAFEFFQTPDVGLVALAFLQGSFAYGGWNFLNYVTEELVDPYKNLPRAIFISIPLVTFVYVFANVAYVTAMSPQELLASNAVAVTFGEKLLGVMAWIMPISVALSTFGGVNGSLFTSSRLFFAGAREGHLPSVLAMIHVRRCTPIPALLFTCLSTLLMLVTSDIYTLINYVGFINYLFYGVTVAGQVVLRWREPHRPRPIKVSLFFPIIYLLFWAFLLVFSLWSEPVVCGIGLAIMLTGVPVYFLGVHWEHKPPAFHTFVDAVTRAGQKLCVVVYPQMDAGEPEPNLSKETKEQLEPMCEMEDVNLPQI; encoded by the exons GTAACATCATTGGATCAGGGATCTTTGTGTCGCCGAAGGGTGTGTTGGAGAACGCAGGCTCAGTAGGGCTGGCCTTAATTGTGTGGATTGTAACTGGCCTCATCACTGCTGTGGGAGCACTATGCTACGCGGAGCTGGGAGTCACCATCCCCAAATCTGGAGGCGACTATTCCTACGTCAAAGATATCTTTGGCGGACTGGCTGG GTTCCTGCGGCTATGGATTGCTGTGCTGGTGATCTACCCTACCAATCAGGCTGTCATTGCCCTTACCTTTTCAAACTACATACTGCAGCCAATCTTCCCTACCTGCCTTCCCCCAGAAACCGGACTCCGATTAATGGCTGGGGTCTGCCTTT TGCTGCTGACTTGGGTGAACTGTGCCAGCGTGCGTTGGGCCACACGCGTCCAGGATATCTTCACAGCTGGGAAACTGCTGGCACTGGGACTTATCATTATCATGGGAATTGTGCAGATCTGCAAAG GTGAATACTTCTGGCTGGAGCCAAAACACGCCTTTGAGTTCTTCCAGACGCCAGATGTGGGACTGGTAGCACTGGCCTTCTTACAGGGCTCTTTTGCCTACGGGGGCTGGAACTTCCTCAACTATGTCACCGAAGAGCTGGTTGACCCGTACAA GAATCTGCCTCGAGCCATCTTCATCTCCATTCCCCTGGTCACCTTTGTCTACGTCTTCGCCAATGTGGCCTATGTCACTGCCATGTCACCCCAGGAATTGCTGGCCTCCAATGCAGTTGCAGTG ACCTTTGGGGAGAAACTGCTAGGAGTCATGGCTTGGATCATGCCCATCTCTGTTGCCCTCTCCACCTTCGGAGGAGTCAATGGCTCTCTCTTCACTTCCTCTAG GCTCTTTTTTGCTGGCGCCCGGGAGGGCCATCTCCCCAGCGTGCTGGCCATGATTCACGTACGGCGCTGCACTCCCATTCCTGCCTTACTCTTCACT TGCCTTTCCACCTTGCTTATGCTGGTGACAAGTGACATATATACCTTGATCAATTATGTGGGTTTCATCAACTACCTCTTCTATGGGGTGACTGTGGCTGGGCAAGTTGTGCTACGCTGGCGGGAACCTCACCGGCCTCGTCCCATCAAG GTGAGCCTGTTCTTCCCCATAATTTACCTGCTGTTCTGGGCCTTCCTGTTGGTGTTCAGCTTGTGGTCAGAACCCGTGGTGTGTGGCATTGGCCTAGCCATCATGCTGACGGGAGTCCCCGTCTACTTCCTGGGAGTGCACTGGGAGCATAAACCACCTGCCTTCCACACGTTTGTTG ATGCAGTGACTCGGGCAGGACAGAAGCTTTGCGTTGTTGTATACCCCCAAATGGATGCAGGGGAACCTGAACCCAATCTCAGTAAAGAGACCAAGGAGCAGCTTGAGCCAATGTGTGAAATGGAAGATGTCAACCTCCCTCAGATCTGA